A genome region from Magnolia sinica isolate HGM2019 chromosome 8, MsV1, whole genome shotgun sequence includes the following:
- the LOC131253411 gene encoding putative receptor-like protein kinase At3g47110, with the protein MMELPPMRLRLFWSFILHTILLSSMDVPWLLGSAANFSNETDRLALLEFKNQITDDPHHSLRSWNHALHFCQWQGVSCGGRRHPQRVTALNLTSQNLVGTISPYISNLTFLRRIGLTDNSFHGTIPQDIGRLFRLQHLYLDSNRFTGEIPENLTLCSELIGIDLFDNQLVGKIPVEFGSLSKLTKLSLGQNNLTGIIPQSLGNLSSLSFIYFSINSLEGSIPNELARLVNLRTLAINQNKLSGTIPHWLYNLSTVTGMDLGFNRFHGNLPPNLGLTLPKLQLFYIASNQITGLVPNSFPNASKLTVIDLAVNSFSGPVPLNFGSLKSLTVLNLWGNKLGIGKGGGDLIFFDYLTNCSNLQSLSVSRNNLSGALPNSITNLSTQLTRLAFKGNMIFGSIPSEIQNLVSLTTLDMQYNFLTGSIPISVGKLNKLGILSFGGNKLSGKIPSSLDNITSLNELYLSGNNLSGSIPSTIGNCINLQFIYLESNNFSGSLPKQLFSIPSLIQLEAGDNFFTDLPHTAGSLEAFGTFSVSNNKLSGEIPSWLGNCPSLQFLRLDGNFFQGSIPPTFGRGLQLLDLSRNNLSGKIPKYMEKLALVYLNLSFNNFEGELPKQGVFGNASQVSVLGNSKLCGGIQELQLPPCYRQDSKKRRKSLASKAKISIIVVLCLLSLSSIVTALYWVRKSRTKPSAVPSTEDPFMNISYAELFKATNGFSSANLIGIGSFGSVYKGILDRDGTVIAVKVLNLQQQGALRSFMAECKAFRNIRHRNLIKILTCCSSIDFKGNDFKALVFEYMPNGSLEKWLYKDEHDQLRWNLNFIQRLDIAIDVAFALDYLHHHCQTPIVHRDLKPSNILLDNDMIAHVGDFGLSRFISEVPQSSSVGMKGSIGYIAPEYAMGGKASTQGDVYSYGILILEMITGKGPTNDMFKDNLSLHHFAKLAFPEQVMEIVDPFLLEEAEVTQGSRNHINTRNRMHDCLSSMVRISVLCSTESPRERMEMKDVVIEMRAIKDLYLGVRIR; encoded by the exons ATGATGGAGCTCCCTCCTATGCGCTTAAGGTTATTTTGGTCATTTATCCTCCACACCATCCTTCTCTCTTCCATGGACGTTCCATGGTTGTTGGGATCTGCAGCTAACTTCTCCAACGAAACAGATCGGCTTGCATTACTAGAATTCAAAAATCAGATAACCGACGATCCTCACCATTCCTTACGCTCGTGGAACCATGCTCTCCACTTCTGCCAATGGCAAGGAGTCTCATGTGGTGGTCGCCGTCATCCTCAAAGAGTCACTGCCTTAAACCTCACTAGCCAAAATCTGGTCGGCACCATATCTCCTTACATATCAAACCTCACCTTCCTCAGAAGAATCGGTCTCACAGACAACAGCTTCCATGGGACGATTCCTCAAGACATTGGCCGTTTGTTCCGCTTGCAGCATCTCTATCTCGACAGTAACAGATTTACCGGAGAAATTCCAGAAAATCTCACCCTCTGTTCAGAACTCATAGGCATCGATCTTTTCGATAATCAGCTTGTAGGGAAAATCCCAGTCGAGTTTGGTTCTCTATCAAAGCTCACAAAATTAAGCCTTGGTCAAAACAATCTCACAGGAATTATCCCACAATCACTTGGAAATCTTTCATCTCTCTCGTTCATTTATTTCTCAATAAACAGTCTGGAAGGCAGCATCCCAAATGAACTAGCTCGGTTGGTGAATTTACGCACTCTAGCCATTAATCAAAATAAACTATCAGGTACGATTCCTCACTGGCTATACAATCTCTCCACTGTTACTGGCATGGACTTGGGATTTAACAGATTCCATGGAAATCTTCCACCTAACTTAGGCCTCACTCTTCCTAAGCTCCAATTATTTTACATCGCATCAAACCAAATTACAGGACTCGTACCAAATTCATTTCCCAACGCTTCAAAACTCACAGTTATCGACCTTGCTGTAAATAGTTTTAGTGGACCCGTGCCTTTGAATTTTGGAAGCCTCAAGAGTCTCACAGTCTTGAATTTGTGGGGCAATAAACTTGGAATTGGTAAAGGTGGTGGTGACTTGATTTTTTTCGATTATTTGACCAATTGCAGTAATTTACAAAGTCTTTCGGTGAGCCGTAACAATCTTAGTGGTGCCTTACCCAATTCCATAACTAATCTTTCGACCCAACTTACACGGCTAGCTTTTAAAGGTAATATGATATTCGGAAGCATCCCATCTGAAATTCAGAATCTTGTCAGCTTAACAACACTAGACATGCAGTATAACTTTCTAACAGGTTCTATTCCCATTAGTGTTGGGAAGCTTAACAAGCTGGGAATACTTTCTTTTGGTGGAAATAAATTATCAGGGAAAATTCCATCTTCCTTGGATAACATCACGAGCTTGAATGAACTTTATTTATCTGGGAACAATCTATCAGGGAGCATACCTTCAACTATTGGAAATTGCATAAACCTGCAATTCATATACCTCGAGAGTAATAACTTCAGCGGCAGCTTACCTAAACAACTGTTCAGCATTCCATCTCTAATTCAACTCGAAGCTGGAGACAACTTTTTTACTGATCTGCCGCACACAGCCGGTTCCTTGGAAGCATTTGGAACGTTCTCTGTTTCTAATAACAAATTGTCAGGCGAAATTCCAAGCTGGCTAGGCAATTGTCCTAGTCTACAGTTTCTTCGGTTGGATGGGAACTTCTTTCAAGGATCTATTCCTCCAACATTTGGTAGAGGCCTCCAGTTGCTGGATCTTTCACGTAACAATTTGTCTGGGAAGATTCCAAAATATATGGAGAAGCTCGCTCTGGTGTatctaaatctatctttcaataatTTCGAGGGTGAATTACCAAAACAAGGGGTCTTTGGAAATGCCAGTCAAGTTTCAGTGCTCGGAAATAGTAAGCTTTGTGGGGGTATTCAAGAATTACAGTTGCCTCCATGCTATCGCCAAGATTCCAAGAAACGGAGGAAGTCTCTTGCTTCAAAAGCGAAAATCTCAATTATTGTTGTCTTATGTCTTCTTTCATTATCATCTATCGTTACCGCTCTTTATTGGGTAAGAAAGTCGAGAACGAAACCTTCTGCTGTGCCTTCTACGGAGGATCCTTTCATGAATATATCATATGCCGAGCTCTTTAAAGCGACAAATGGCTTCTCTTCTGCAAATTTGATTGGCATTGGAAGTTTTGGTTCCGTGTACAAAGGGATTCTGGATCGAGATGGAACTGTTATCGCAGTGAAAGTCCTCAACCTTCAGCAGCAAGGAGCTCTGAGGAGCTTTATGGCCGAATGTAAAGCCTTCagaaacattaggcatcggaatctTATTAAAATCTTAACTTGTTGCTCAAGCATTGATTTTAAGGGAAACGATTTCAAGGCTTTAGTTTTTGAGTACATGCCCAATGGAAGTCTAGAGAAGTGGTTGTACAAAGATGAACATGATCAATTGAGGTGGAATTTAAATTTTATTCAAAGGCTAGATATAGCTATTGATGTGGCTTTTGCACTGGATTATCTGCATCACCATTGCCAAACACCAATCGTTCATCGCGATTTAAAACCGAGCAACATTCTCCTTGATAATGACATGATTGCTCATGTGGGTGACTTCGGGTTATCGAGGTTCATATCTGAAGTTCCTCAATCCAGCTCGGTTGGCATGAAGGGGTCTATTGGCTACATTGCTCCAG AGTATGCGATGGGTGGTAAagcatctacacaaggagatgttTATAGTTATGGGATCCTTATATTGGAGATGATAACCGGAAAGGGGCCGACTAACGACATGTTTAAAgacaatctaagccttcatcattttgctAAGCTGGCGTTTCCTGAACAAGTGATGGAGATTGTAGATCCATTTCTCTTAGAAGAAGCTGAAGTCACTCAAGGCAGCAGAAATCATATCAACACAAGAAATAGAATGCATGACTGCTTGAGTTCAATGGTCAGAATCAGTGTGTTGTGTTCCACAGAATCTCCAAGAGAGAGAATGGAGATGAAAGATGTTGTCATAGAAATGCGTGCAATCAAAGACTTATATCTGGGGGTAAGGATTCGTTGA